From bacterium, one genomic window encodes:
- a CDS encoding diphthine--ammonia ligase translates to MSYIGSWSGGKDSCFACYRAMCGGYDISYLVNFISKEYKRVSFHGTEDKLIQLQAEALGLPLLQKETTGNGYEQEFKEAVRGLIPNGVKGMIFGDIYLQEHKDWVKRVCGELGIEAVEPLWGEEPERILLDFIDAGFEAIIVSAKVDLFGEEWIGRKIDRDFFKYLKENSIDICGENGEYHTLVFDGPMFKKKIRITEKKSIAREGCWFLDTVEYSLQDFTEPARL, encoded by the coding sequence ATGAGCTATATTGGTTCCTGGAGTGGTGGTAAAGATAGTTGTTTTGCCTGTTATAGGGCAATGTGTGGTGGATATGATATTTCTTATCTGGTAAATTTTATCTCTAAAGAATATAAAAGAGTAAGTTTTCATGGCACAGAGGATAAATTGATTCAATTGCAGGCTGAAGCATTGGGTCTACCTTTATTACAAAAAGAGACTACCGGTAATGGCTATGAACAAGAATTCAAAGAAGCAGTGCGAGGTTTAATTCCTAATGGCGTAAAAGGTATGATTTTTGGCGATATTTATTTGCAAGAACACAAGGATTGGGTGAAGAGGGTCTGTGGAGAGTTGGGAATTGAGGCAGTTGAGCCACTGTGGGGAGAAGAACCAGAAAGAATTCTGCTTGACTTTATAGATGCCGGGTTTGAGGCGATAATAGTTAGTGCCAAAGTGGACCTGTTTGGCGAAGAATGGATTGGTAGGAAAATAGATAGAGATTTTTTCAAATATCTAAAAGAAAATAGTATTGATATTTGTGGGGAGAATGGTGAATACCATACCCTGGTGTTCGACGGCCCGATGTTCAAGAAGAAAATAAGAATAACTGAGAAGAAGTCGATTGCACGAGAAGGTTGCTGGTTTTTAGATACTGTGGAATATTCATTACAAGACTTTACCGAGCCGGCCAGGCTTTAG
- a CDS encoding small multi-drug export protein — translation MRFLWLVPSIFLTHIFFGRLVSIPYALAILHRWYWAVCVTWPIDIITVPLWLHIFNKVTNSRTFLARGRIFFRRIRRGIEKFTKKKIFRRERKFHSRILKRAQRWGQFGVIAIAALPFVGGGIWSGVLLSRFLKLKITRAYLLICLGSFLGASLISLGIQGIKELILLLFA, via the coding sequence ATGAGATTTTTATGGTTGGTGCCTAGTATTTTTTTAACTCACATTTTTTTCGGGCGACTGGTTTCTATTCCTTACGCTTTAGCCATCTTACATAGGTGGTATTGGGCAGTCTGCGTTACCTGGCCAATAGATATTATTACTGTTCCTTTGTGGCTGCATATCTTCAATAAGGTCACGAATTCAAGAACTTTCCTCGCCAGGGGAAGAATATTCTTTCGCCGTATTCGAAGAGGAATTGAGAAGTTTACCAAGAAAAAAATCTTTAGAAGAGAGCGAAAATTTCATTCTCGAATTCTCAAACGCGCTCAAAGATGGGGACAGTTTGGAGTTATAGCCATTGCCGCCTTGCCATTTGTTGGTGGGGGAATATGGTCTGGTGTTCTCTTATCACGCTTTCTCAAGTTGAAAATAACCAGGGCATATCTTCTAATCTGTTTGGGCAGTTTTTTAGGTGCTTCACTTATATCTTTGGGTATTCAGGGGATTAAAGAGTTAATCCTTTTACTTTTTGCATAG
- a CDS encoding protein-L-isoaspartate(D-aspartate) O-methyltransferase yields the protein MDFKSLQEEMITQQIMRRGVVTPRVIEAFRKVPRHLFVPEQFQSHSYNDHPLPIGEEQTISQPYIVALMTDLLNLSGEDKVLEIGTGSGYQAAILAELGKEVYTVERHNLLAERAEKILKELNYQNVKVLVGDGTKGWEEFSPYQKIIVTASAPDVPQPLFIQLDEMGKLVIPIGGRWSQDLILIEKRKGKMIRKSVCGCVFVPLIGEYGYRDTD from the coding sequence ATAGATTTCAAAAGTTTACAAGAAGAGATGATTACCCAGCAGATAATGCGCCGAGGAGTAGTCACTCCCAGGGTAATTGAAGCATTCAGAAAAGTTCCCCGCCATCTTTTTGTCCCAGAACAGTTTCAGAGCCACTCCTACAACGACCATCCTCTTCCCATAGGAGAGGAGCAGACAATCTCCCAGCCTTATATCGTTGCCCTGATGACAGACCTTCTCAATTTATCAGGGGAAGATAAAGTTCTGGAAATCGGTACTGGCTCTGGTTATCAAGCAGCAATTCTCGCTGAACTGGGGAAGGAAGTATATACAGTAGAAAGGCATAACTTGTTAGCCGAAAGGGCGGAAAAAATACTCAAAGAGTTAAACTACCAGAATGTGAAGGTTCTCGTTGGTGATGGCACAAAAGGCTGGGAAGAATTCTCTCCTTACCAGAAAATTATTGTTACTGCCAGCGCTCCTGATGTCCCTCAGCCGCTATTTATACAGTTAGACGAAATGGGTAAACTTGTAATTCCCATAGGCGGAAGGTGGTCACAGGATTTAATCCTAATCGAGAAGAGAAAAGGTAAAATGATAAGAAAGTCTGTTTGCGGCTGTGTGTTTGTTCCTTTAATCGGAGAATATGGCTATAGGGATACTGACTAA